In the genome of Penaeus monodon isolate SGIC_2016 chromosome 30, NSTDA_Pmon_1, whole genome shotgun sequence, the window TTAGAAGTTCGGCAAAGATTCAGCTGTTTTCTTGTTGTAACCTACCGGATAAATTCATGTATTTAGAAACCCAAAGTAATAGATAGGTAAAAAGTTATAGAGCagttgatagaacagttttatgCACAAATCTTCATAACGCTTCCTGAGAACAATTCAAATCGAAGGTAAGTCATTGGTCTTgccctttaaattttccattctcttttacctttcttgGTCAGCTGACAGTCTTTCTTGGATAATAACTCTATAATCAGGTTCATTTGGGAAAGGATTTTCGTGATTACGGAGACAGTGGAGAGTGTATTCCCTACAGGGCATTTTTGCACGCGTGGGGTAtacaagaaatttaaaatattttttttcgacatTGAAGAACCATGATATTGACCTTgataaaaaacaacgaaaaaaaataaagggtttacgtacggtaataaaaaaaaactaagctttttttttctgggggtttgAGAGGGTTAGGGGCAATGACAGGTTCAAGGACAGGCTTATGTagcttttttttaagataaaattatttttaaatttaaaaacggaTGATATGCAGATTGCtgtaaagaaatatttaaaatacaaaacaagcCCCGTTTCCAtaccagaaaaacaaaaatatagtgtATAAGNNNNNNNNNNNNNNNNNNNNNNNNNNNNNNNNNNNNNNNNNNNNNNNNNNNNNNNNNNNNNNNNNNNNNNNNNNNNNNNNNNNNNNNNNNNNNNNNNNNNNNNNNNNNNNNNNNNNNNNNNNNNNNNNNNNNNNNNNNNNNNNNNNNNNNNNNNNNNNNNNNNNNNNNNNNNNNNNNNNNNNNNNNNNNNNNNNNNNNNNNNNNNNNNNNNNNNNNNNNNNNNNNNNNNNNNNNNNNNNNNNNNNNNNNNNNNNNNNNNNNNNNNNNNNNNNNNNNNNNNNNNNNNNNNNNNNNNNNNNNNNNNNNNNNNNNNNNNNNNNNNNNNNNNNNNNNNNNNNNNNNNNNNNNNNNNNNNNNNNNNNNNNNNNNNNNNNNNNNNNNNNNNNNNNNNNNNNNNNNNNNNNNNNNNNNNNNNNNNNNNNNNNNNNNNNNNNNNNNNNNNNNNNNNNNNNNNNNNNNNNNNNNNNNNNNNNNNNNNNNNNNNNNNNNNNNNNNNNNNNNNNNNNNNNNNNNNNNNNNNNNNNNNNNNNNNNNNNNNNNNNNNNNNNNNNNNNNNNNNNNNNNNNNNNNNNNNNNNNNNNNNNNNNNNNNNNNNNNNNNNNNNNNNNNNNNNNNNNNNNNNNNNNNNNNNNNNNNNNNNNNNNNNNNNNNNNNNNNNNNNNNNNNNNNNNNNNNNNNNNNNNNNNNNNNNNNNNNNNNNNNNNNNNNNNNNNNNNNNNNNNNNNNNNNNNNNNNNNNNNNNNNNNNNNNNNNNNNNNNNNNNNNNNNNNNNNNNNNNNNNNNNNNNNNNNNNNNNNNNNNNNNNNNNNNNNNNNNNNNNNNNNNNNNNNNNNNNNNNNNNNNNNNNNNNNNNNNNNNNNNNNNNNNNNNNNNNNNNNNNNNNNNNNNNNNNNNNNNNNNNNNNNNNNNNNNNNNNNNNNNNNNNNNNNNNNNNNNNNNNNNNNNNNNNNNNNNNNNNNNNNNNNNNNNNNNNNNNNNNNNNNNNNNNNNNNNNNNNNNNNNNNNNNNNNNNNNNNNNNNNNNNNNNNNNNNNNNNNNNNNNNNNNNNNNNNNNNNNNNNNNNNNNNNNNNNNNNNNNNNNNNNNNNNNNNNNNNNNNNNNNNNNNNNNNNNNNNNNNNNNNNNNNNNNNNNNNNNNNNNNNNNNNNNNNNNNNNNNNNNNNNNNNNNNNNNNNNNNNNNNNNNNNNNNNNNNNNNNNNNNNNNNNNNNNNNNNNNNNNNNNNNNNNNNNNNNNNNNNNNNNNNNNNNNNNNNNNNNNNNNNNNNNNNNNNNNNNNNNNNNNNNNNNNNNNNNNNNNNNNNNNNNNNNNNNNNNNNNNNNNNNNNNNNNNNNNNNNNNNNNNNNNNNNNNNNNNNNNNNNNNNNNNNNNNNNNNNNNNNNNNNNNNNNNNNNNNNNNNNNNNNNNNNNNNNNNNNNNNNNNNNNNNNNNNNNNNNNNNNNNNNNNNNNNNNNNNNNNNNNNNNNNNNNNNNNNNNNNNNNNNNNNNNNNNNNNNNNNNNNNNNNNNNNNNNNNNNNNNNNNNNNNNNNNNNNNNNNNNNNNNNNNNNNNNNNNNNNNNNNNNNNNNNNNNNNNNNNNNNNNNNNNNNNNNNNNNNNNNNNNNNNNNNNNNNNNNNNNNNNNNNNNNNNNNNNNNNNNNNNNNNNNNNNNNNNNNNNNNNNNNNNNNNNNNNNNNNNNNNNNNNNNNNNNNNNNNNNNNNNNNNNNNNNNNNNNNNNNNNNNNNNNNNNNNNNNNNNNNNNNNNNNNNNNNNNNNNNNNNNNNNNNNNNNNNNNNNNNNNNNNNNNNNNNNNNNNNNNNNNNNNNNNNNNNNNNNNNNNNNNNNNNNNNNNNNNNNNNNNNNNNNNNNNNNNNNNNNNNNNNNNNNNNNNNNNNNNNNNNNNNNNNNNNNNNNNNNNNNNNNNNNNNNNNNNNNNNNNNNNNNNNNNNNNNNNNNNTATTAATAATTTTATGAGGTTTGGTGTGATGGCAAaatcatctcttttttatttctttttatttctacgATGAGTTATTGTTGCGTGcatttatgcgtgtgtttatacatggcGAGATAAGGAAAAGACTTATATAACTCTTTTGAAACGTGTTTAAAATTATCCTCATCCATTACATAATCAGAAACGTGAATCAGGAACGTTGATATGATCTGGTAAGGATCTGAAAAAAGAACTTGCACTACGCAAATAGACTTTACTCATATCAGTTNNNNNNNNNNNNNNNNNNNNNNNNNNNNNNNNNNNNNNNNNNNNNNNNNNNNNNNNNNNNcataaatagatatttagagTCAGgggtatgaatatagatagatatttcataCATAAAATTCCCTCTTATATACAAAGTTATGTTTCATCCCGATTTCCAAATATACAAGAATATTTGGTCAAAATGGGGCCTACCAGCATTATGTCAAGCAAAAGAAGAATATTGAAATATACATTAAAAGAGAGACATTCGCGCGTTTATTACACTTACAAAAATACACGAGAACACTTAAGCCTTACTTTCGGGTTGGTCAAAACAGCCTCTAACCAGGAGGGAGAAGTGGCCGGCCATGTTGACCTGTGCCACAGATCGAGAAATGCTCTGCctactttttcctttcctccttttactcttcAGCTGTCGAATCTGACCGTTTGGAAACACGTTCCATAAGATTATCCCAAAAGAGATCAGGTTGATAAAAAGGGCCGTCTTAAAAGAAAGATCTAGATCACAAAAATGGTCATAGCAAGATGGGGGCCCAATAGTCACATGGGTTTGGTTTCGAAGAAAAGGTTAGAATTGCTAAATGGTATAAAATGGTTGAAACTGCAAAAAAATGGTACAAAAAATCGTCGGAGGTGCAAAAAAAATCGTCCGTCACACGAAAGGTAAAGATTAGAGACATTAGAAATATCAGACAAAAATATTAAAGGCAATGGGAAAATATCAGCCACAAAAGAGTCAATGCTAGTAAACAAAcgcttttttttactaatattgacTCCTATGCGACTGATATTATTATTCTNNNNNNNNNNNNNNNNNNNNNNNNNNNNNNNNNNNNNNNNNNNNNNNNNNNNNNNNNNNNNNNNNNNNNNNNNNNNNNNNNNNNNNNNNNNNNNNNNNNNNNNNNNNNNNNNNNNNTACTTTTCGATTTTTTCAGCATCATGAAAAGTCCACACAAATATCAGCGTCGCAAACATCACACATTTTAGAGTTTTACAAAAATGGTTTCAAAATCTCAAAACCAGTCATTCAAGAAGGTGTTGCAAAAGGCTGTGGGGTTTCAAAAATGTCACCAAAAAGTCAGAGCCGTAAAAAAAATGTCCTCAAAAGGTCTGGTTACAAAGCTTGCCATTAAAAGATCGAAATCCAGAAAATAGCACCAAGGTCAGTCTCcttaaaaactaaaagaaatgcAAGGGGGCACAAAATGGTCAGCATTTTTAGAGAGTTCATTAAAAAATCAGGGTTGCAACGAGGTCGCAAAAATATCAGATCCGTAAAAATGGTTTCGGTTGCAAAAAGTCAAATCACTAGTCAGTGACACATACATGCCATGATTCGTNNNNNNNNNNNNNNNNNNNNNNNNNNNNNNNNNNNNNNGGTCAGAGCTACATAAATGCGTAAAACAAGGTCAAGTTCAGTGTGAGGTAACCACGTGCCATCCCATTATATCCATAGCCAAAGCGCCTGCGATTGAGTCAGGCTGTTTGTTTTATCCAACCTTTGAAAAGGGGAGTGGGAGTACCATGCATTTAAAAAAGTACCATGTTTATTATAGCAGTAACAGTATTGACAATATCaatgtaatattatcataatcaccgaGAATTTcgcgaaaaaaaacgtaaaataattgTGTGCTATTACAAAATGACAGTGATCTTTATTCATAATTCCTGCTCAACCACACGTCACAAACACTTACCAGACACCAACATACTCGTACGTGTCAGTCATTACAATGTATAATATTCattgtatcatatatactatatataaaggtTCCTTGGAGTATGAAAACTTATTACAAGGGTTCCTCCAAGGTGtaaaggttgggaaccactacTACAGCTAcgctcattattatccttttctatcTGTGTACAGCAAGTGGTGATCAAGAGCATCCAGCTAGATGACCCAAGCTTCAGGGGCTCCGGCTACATCTCCCTGGCCGTCATCTACGCCGTCTTCGCCACCTTCAACTGGCTGGCCCCGTCTTGCCTCAGCTTCCTGGGGCCCAAGCTCACCATGATCGTCGGGGGCGTCACCTACGTGTGGGTATATcgaagttcttttttttattccttttctcaatAATCGAAACCTTAGAACTGGAGTTATTAGCAATGTGTAGAAATATGACTTCCTTATTCTAaataaaatttggtaaaatttataattttttacagaaattcttataataaaaaaggaataaaaagaataaacatcTATTTTTTGTGTAATGGCTATTATGAGTTTAGGGATTTTTCAGAACTGTGAAGTGTAGCTCCTTCACAGtgatataagtttttaaaaaaatctctgtTCTTTACTCGATTTTCCTCATATTTGCTTCAACAGTATAGTCATATACACTTATCACTATTGAAATGCATCTAATTACATTTTTACTACAAAAAACTATTATACCTGTTTTAAAGACTGGTGCGGACCATGTGCTAAAAGCCAACAGTTCTTTCACTCGCATGCAAGATACTCTGCTCTTAGCGGAACAGTAGAGTCTGGCCTTATGATTCGTAAGAAGATACAAGTATAAAATCTAAAAAGCTGGGTTTTTGCATTTAGGGACCGCCTGATCctgtccttctttcccttttaagTCGCAAAAATGAAACATAATTTGTTTATGCAAAAAGATGGTGTTTTTTCGATAtcgttcttgtattttttttctctctctagtttttcatgtaaaaaaataataatcaagaaaaNNNNNNNNNNNNNNNNNNNNNNNNNNNNNNNNNNNNNNNNNNNNNNNNNNNNNNNNNNNNNNNNNNNNNNNNNNNNNNNNNNNNNNNNNNNNNNNNNNNNNNNNNNNNNNNNNNNNNNNNNNNNNNNNNNNNNNNNNNNNNNNNNNNNNNNNNNNNNNNNNNNNNNNNNNCNNNNNNNNNNNNNNNNNNNNNNNNNNNNNNNNNNNNNNNNNNNNNNNNNNNNNNNNNNNNNNNNNNNNNNNNNNNNNNNNNNNNatataaatatgtatatacgaacATGTATGCTCAGCACTTTTAACCCCCGTCTGTCCGGTATTTCAGAATATTCATCGCGAGTTTCCTGTGGCCTCAAAACGTGGCTTTTATACCTGAGCTCAGTTCTGATCGGCATCGGAGCCGCTCTCATCTGGACGGGGGAAGGCAACTACCTCACACTCATGTCCGAGCGGGACACGATCGCGCCCGGGGAAATCGGGGATCTTCTGGGCTTGTTTCAAAGCAGGTAAGTGGGTATGGGTACATAAGTAGCTNNNNNNNNNNNNNNNNNNNNNNNNNNNNNNNNNNNNNNNNNNNNNNNNNNNNNNNNNNNNNNNNNNNNNNNNNNNNNNNNNNNNNNNNNNNNNNNNNNNNNNNNNNNNNNNNNNNNNNNNNNNNNNNNNNNNNNNNNNNNNNNNNNNNNNNNNNNNNNNNNNNNNNNNNNNNNNNNNNNNNNNNNNNNNNNNNNNNNNNNNNNNNNNNNNNNNNNNNNNNNNNNNNNNNNNNNNNNNNNNNNNNNNNNNNNNNNNNNNNNNNNNNNNNNNNNNNNNNNNNNNNNNNNNNNNNNNNNNTTTtaagagaaaggagacgagaagagagagaaattatgttttgttttttgcacaTTTCAGTGGTGTCAAGGCCCAATTTTTCTTTAaagttttgtttggttttcatttatttagaaAAGGGACGCCAAGAAAGATAGaaattattctttgttttattcatttctttgcgGATCTTGTTTGCGTgggccttttatttttgttttttagaggcCAGAATAACCATAAATCCAAAGATTAGTATTAGTGCCTATCGCCTTGTATTTGTAGACCTTTTCTGTTAAGatatgaaaaagggtttaaatcctATAATGTATTAGNNNNNNNNNNNNNNNNNNNNNNNNNNNNNNNNNNNNNNNNNNNNNNNNNNNNNNNNNNNNNNNNNNNNNNNNNNNNNNNNNNNNNNNNNNNNNNNNNNNNCTNNNNNNNNNNNNNNNNNNNNNNNNNNNNNNNNNNNNNNNNNNNNNNNNNNNNNNNNNNNNNNNNNNNNNNNNNNNNNNNNNNNNNNNNNNNNNNNNNNNNNNNNNNNNNNNNNNNNNNNNNNNNNNNNNNNNNNNNNNNNNNNNNNNNNNNNNNNNNNNNNNNNNNNNNNNNNNNNNNNNNNNNNNNNNNNNNNNNNNNNNNNNNNNNNNNNNNNNNNNNNNNNNNNNNNNNNNNNNNNNNNNNNNNNNNNNNNNNNNNNNNNNNNNNNNNNNNNNNNNNNNNNNNNNNNNNNNNNNNNNNNNNNNNNNNNNNNNNNNNNNNNNNNNNNNNNNNNNNNNNNNNNNNNNNNNNNNNNNNNNNNNNNNNNNNNNNNNNNNNNNNNNNNNNNNNNNNNNNNNNNNNNNNNNNNNNNNNNNNNNNNNNNNNNNNNNNNNNNNNNNNNNNNNNNNNNNNNNNNNNNNNNNNNNNNNNNNNNNNNNNNNNNNNNNNNNNNNNNNNNNNNNNNNNNNNNNNNNNNNNNNNNNNNNNNNNNNNNNNNNNNNNNNNNNNNNNNNNNNNNNNNNNNNNNNNNNNNNNNNNNNNNNNNNNNNNNNNNNNNNNNNNNNNNNNNNNNNNNNNNNNNNNNNNNNNNNNNNNNNNNNNNNNNNNNNNNNNNNNNNNNNNNNNNNNNNNNNNNNNNNNNNNNNNNNNNNNNNNNNNNNNNNNNNNNNNNNNNNNNNNNNNNNNNNNNNNNNNNNNNNNNNNNNNNNNNNNNNNNNNNNNNNNNNNNNNNNNNNNNNNNNNNNNNNNNNNNNNNNNNNNNNNNNNNNNNNNNNNNNNNNNNNNNNNNNNNNNNNNNNNNNNNNNNNNNNNNNNNNNNNNNNNNNNNNNNNNNNNNNNNNNNNNNNNNNNNNNNNNNNNNNNNNNNNNNNNNNNNNNNNNNNNNNNNNNNNNNNNNNNNNNNNNNNNNNNNNNNNNNNNNNNNNNNNNNNNNNNNNNNNNNNNNNNNNNNNNNNNNNNNNNNNNNNNNNNNNNNNNNNNNNNNNNNNNNNNNNNNNNNNNNNNNNNNNNNNNNNNNNNNNNNNNNNNNNNNNNNNNNNNNNNNNNNNNNNNNNNNNNNNNNNNNNNNNNNNNNNNNNNNNNNNNNNNNNNNNNNNNNNNNNNNNNNNNNNNNNNNNNNNNNNNNNNNNNNNNNNNNNNNNNNNNNNNNNNNNNNNNNNNNNNNNNNNNNNNNNNNNNNNNNNNNNNNNNNNNNNNNNNNNNNNNNNNNNNNNNNNNNNNNNNNNNNNNNNNNNNNNNNNNNNNNNNNNNNNNNNNNNNNNNNNNNNNNNNNNNNNNNNNNNNNNNNNNNNNNNNNNNNNNNNNNNNNNNNNNNNNNNNNNNNNNNNNNNNNNNNNNNNNNNNNNNNNNNNNNNNNNNNNNNNNNNNNNNNNNNNNNNNNNNNNNNNNNNNNNNNNNNNNNNNNNNNNNNNNNNNNNNNNNNNNNNNNNNNNNNNNNNNNNNNNNNNNNNNNNNNNNNNNNNNNNNNNNNNNNNNNNNNNNNNNNNNNNNNNNNNNNNNNNNNNNNNNNNNNNNNNNNNNNNNNNNNNNNNNNNNNNNNNNNNNNNNNNNNNNNNNNNNNNNNNNNNNNNNNNNNNNNNNNNNNNNNNNNNNNNNNNNNNNNNNNNNNNNNNNNNNNNNNNNNNNNNNNNNNNNNNNNNNNNNNNNNNNNNNNNNNNNNNNNNNNNNNNNNNNNNNNNNNNNNNNNNNNNNNNNNNNNNNNNNNNNNNNNNNNNNNNNNNNNNNNNNNNNNNNNNNNNNNNNNNNNNNNNNNNNNNNNNNNNNNNNNNNNNNNNNNNNNNNNNNNNNNNNNNNNNNNNNNNNNNNNNNNNNNNNNNNNNNNNNNNNNNNNNNNNNNNNNNNNNNNNNNNNNNNNNNNNNNNNNNNNNNNNNNNNNNNNNNNNNNNNNNNNNNNNNNNNNNNNNNNNNNNNNNNNNNNNNNNNNNNNNNNNNNNNNNNNNNNNNNNNNNNNNNNNNNNNNNNNNNNNNNNNNNNNNNNNNNNNNNNNNNNNNNNNNNNNNNNNNNNNNNNNNNNNNNNNNNNNNNNNNNNNNNNNNNNNNNNNNNNNNNNNNNNNNNNNNNNNNNGTCAACCCTTTAGTAAGTTATAGAAAGGTTTTATAAGTTGAAAAgaatttgctttatttttaaaaccttttaaatttacaTGTAAAAATATTCCATTTTAACGTGATTGCCTGTATGGAGAAACATCTCCGGGTGGGAAAAAGCTGTACTTTTTTCCTTAAGTTATTTTCGCACACTTAGCTAACAGCATAACACAGAATGGGAACCATGCACAGGAAATGCG includes:
- the LOC119592370 gene encoding uncharacterized protein LOC119592370, whose protein sequence is MVETAKKWYKKSSEVQKKSSVTRKHHEKSTQISASQTSHILEFYKNGFKISKPVIQEGVAKGCGVSKMSPKSQSRKKNVLKRCKGWEPLLQLRSLLSFSICVQQVVIKSIQLDDPSFRGSGYISLAVIYAVFATFNWLAPSCLSFLGPKLTMIVGGVTYVIFIASFLWPQNVAFIPELSSDRHRSRSHLDGGRQLPHTHVRAGHDRARGNRGSSGLVSKQTRYTVHNIVSETVAQQIQNG